The following are encoded in a window of Ignicoccus islandicus DSM 13165 genomic DNA:
- a CDS encoding 7-cyano-7-deazaguanine synthase, translating into MILVGLLSGGMDSATAFAKALRDFSPEYSVTLTIIYGQTHKREIESAKALAEYYNVPHLVIDLTNVYSVIKTSSLLNGNVPDASQLRAGLVPSTYVPQRNLVLISVAAAFLEKLLIERSDSHGIISVGFHRTDYSQDEPVYPDTRPEFVEPLEKAINEGSSVVFNARAQGREASIRIYAPFIKARKSDIVREAVKLGVPLELTWTCYRGGTRPCGKCPACITRLRAFMEAGVPDPLTERYEYLPEWYKTWYEKSKGR; encoded by the coding sequence TTGATACTGGTAGGGCTGTTATCGGGAGGTATGGACTCAGCTACCGCTTTTGCAAAGGCACTGAGAGATTTCTCTCCTGAATACAGCGTCACGCTAACAATTATTTACGGTCAAACACATAAAAGGGAAATAGAGTCGGCCAAGGCGCTAGCTGAATACTACAATGTACCTCACTTAGTTATTGATTTGACTAACGTTTACAGTGTTATTAAGACCTCGTCGTTGCTCAATGGTAACGTTCCTGACGCATCTCAACTGAGGGCCGGTTTAGTACCATCTACCTACGTACCCCAAAGGAACTTGGTTTTAATCTCAGTAGCGGCCGCCTTCTTAGAAAAGCTCCTTATAGAACGTAGCGATTCGCATGGGATTATAAGCGTCGGGTTTCATAGAACAGATTATTCACAAGACGAACCTGTATATCCAGATACTAGACCCGAGTTCGTTGAACCACTAGAAAAGGCTATAAACGAGGGCTCGTCGGTTGTATTCAATGCAAGAGCCCAAGGAAGAGAAGCATCAATAAGGATTTATGCACCTTTCATAAAGGCTAGGAAATCAGATATCGTTAGAGAGGCAGTCAAACTTGGAGTACCTTTGGAGCTAACGTGGACATGCTATAGAGGTGGAACGAGACCTTGCGGCAAATGTCCGGCATGCATAACTAGATTAAGAGCATTTATGGAAGCCGGAGTTCCCGATCCATTGACCGAAAGATACGAGTACCTCCCTGAATGGTATAAGACTTGGTATGAGAAATCGAAAGGGCGATGA
- a CDS encoding endonuclease III domain-containing protein, which yields MDASVQEPRRHDQRTRGIEKNAEPLENNRDVTELAKEALKRLKDTFKELPENEFIAFYVWKRTKSPLATLIATIISQNTTEKASFKAWNNLMSLTHGDWKRICDLDINELMSALRVTGLYKQKAETIKSVCEKSEELEKAILKGDRNKLLEISGIGPKTADVVLALFNHKRFPVDTHVFRVSKRLGLAKGSYEAVSSELLKLFPENPLQAHMYLILLGRKFCKKQRPLCEKCPLRDLCPSARIENNSG from the coding sequence ATGGATGCTTCAGTTCAAGAACCTAGGAGACATGATCAACGCACTAGAGGAATTGAGAAGAACGCAGAACCCCTTGAAAATAATAGAGACGTTACTGAGCTCGCTAAGGAGGCATTGAAGAGACTAAAAGATACCTTTAAAGAATTACCCGAGAACGAATTCATAGCATTTTACGTCTGGAAAAGAACAAAATCTCCATTAGCAACGTTGATAGCCACAATAATTTCTCAGAATACAACAGAGAAGGCGTCCTTCAAAGCATGGAATAACTTAATGTCATTGACTCATGGTGATTGGAAAAGAATATGTGATCTTGATATCAATGAGTTGATGTCTGCATTAAGGGTTACCGGATTATACAAACAAAAGGCTGAAACTATAAAGAGCGTTTGTGAAAAATCAGAGGAGTTAGAGAAGGCTATACTCAAAGGAGATAGAAATAAACTCCTAGAAATAAGCGGCATTGGACCAAAGACAGCAGATGTAGTACTAGCATTATTCAACCACAAGAGATTTCCGGTAGATACCCACGTCTTCAGAGTTTCTAAAAGGTTAGGTCTTGCTAAGGGTAGTTATGAGGCAGTGTCGTCTGAACTGCTAAAATTATTTCCTGAGAACCCCTTGCAAGCACATATGTATCTAATATTACTAGGACGAAAGTTTTGCAAGAAACAACGTCCTCTATGTGAAAAATGTCCTTTAAGGGACTTATGTCCCTCTGCAAGAATTGAAAACAATTCTGGTTAA
- a CDS encoding 30S ribosomal protein S3ae — protein sequence MSSRRRGAVRDKWRIKQWYNIIAPEVFNKVIVGQTPADESWKIIGRVVDTTLYDITGDFTYVHIHVYLQAIDVDERNLQVFTRFKGHELARDYIRSLTRRKSSKVEGIFEVTTKDGYVLRLTIDTFTAYRCQTSQKRAIRKIQKEVVEEIVPTVTLDELINMMLFGDLAEEITQRARKIYPIRRTEIYKSKLLYVPSPEGPVKAVVVPQPPA from the coding sequence TTGTCATCGAGGAGGAGAGGAGCTGTTAGAGATAAATGGAGGATAAAACAATGGTACAACATCATCGCACCGGAGGTCTTCAATAAAGTTATAGTAGGTCAAACACCTGCGGACGAAAGTTGGAAAATAATAGGGAGGGTGGTTGATACAACCCTTTACGATATAACGGGAGACTTCACCTATGTTCACATCCACGTATACTTACAAGCAATAGACGTAGATGAAAGAAACTTACAAGTATTTACTAGATTCAAAGGCCACGAGCTTGCCAGAGACTACATTAGAAGTCTTACAAGGAGAAAGAGTTCTAAAGTAGAAGGTATCTTTGAAGTAACTACTAAAGACGGATACGTCTTAAGGCTAACAATCGACACGTTCACTGCCTATCGATGTCAAACAAGCCAAAAGAGAGCTATTAGGAAAATACAAAAAGAGGTTGTGGAGGAAATAGTTCCAACAGTTACCTTAGATGAGCTAATAAATATGATGCTTTTCGGTGACCTTGCAGAAGAGATAACGCAAAGAGCAAGGAAGATATATCCAATTAGAAGAACTGAAATATATAAGTCGAAGTTACTTTACGTGCCTAGCCCCGAAGGACCGGTCAAGGCAGTTGTGGTCCCACAACCGCCCGCTTAG
- a CDS encoding KEOPS complex subunit Pcc1, protein MADQRNSKNSCPYKVILRIHSSNVQIYYNALRPDDVPVKDLEYSSTVDNSTLRYVFVSNNILKIRTAVDDILEKLKLTEEVIKKSLQASE, encoded by the coding sequence TTGGCGGATCAAAGGAATTCAAAGAATTCTTGTCCTTATAAAGTAATACTAAGGATCCATTCATCTAATGTTCAAATATACTACAACGCTTTGCGTCCGGACGACGTACCTGTAAAAGATCTAGAGTATAGCTCTACAGTTGATAACTCAACTCTCCGGTACGTATTCGTTTCAAACAATATCTTAAAGATTAGAACGGCGGTAGATGACATTCTAGAGAAATTAAAACTTACAGAAGAAGTAATTAAAAAGTCGCTTCAAGCGAGTGAGTAG
- a CDS encoding 30S ribosomal protein S15 has protein sequence MNKRKEKGKSHSKRPVRNTPPRWVRFSKEEIRTMIVELAHKGYGPSMIGIILRDQFAIPLVKPIVGKKLVQIMEEEGVAPPIPEDLFHLMKRAVRVRAHLAEHPKDKHSQRGLIEIESKIRRLVKYYKRVGKLPPDWQYDPERARLLVQQYSTFFESSK, from the coding sequence GTGAACAAGAGGAAGGAAAAAGGAAAGTCGCATTCTAAGAGACCAGTTAGAAATACGCCACCTAGATGGGTAAGATTCAGCAAAGAAGAAATTAGAACGATGATAGTTGAACTAGCCCACAAAGGATATGGTCCATCGATGATAGGCATAATTCTACGAGACCAATTTGCTATTCCATTAGTCAAACCAATAGTTGGAAAGAAACTTGTCCAAATAATGGAAGAGGAAGGTGTGGCACCACCAATACCGGAGGACCTCTTCCATTTAATGAAGAGAGCAGTTAGAGTTAGAGCGCATTTGGCCGAACACCCGAAAGACAAACACTCACAACGTGGACTCATAGAGATAGAGTCGAAAATAAGAAGGTTAGTAAAATATTATAAGAGGGTTGGTAAACTACCACCAGACTGGCAGTACGACCCTGAGAGGGCGAGATTGCTTGTCCAACAATACTCAACGTTCTTCGAATCCTCGAAATAA
- a CDS encoding PLP-dependent aminotransferase family protein encodes MESSEIREILELTEGKNVISLAGGLPDPKYFPVEELAQISSDVIREYGWKALQYSVTRGVREFRNELVRFMERAGIPGERPYNIIVTSGSQQALSLLSQILINPNDIVIVEKPTYLAAINVFKSVGAKFEGVGIDEHGMKIEELEEKLKEFRREGKKPKVVYTIPTAQNPSGVSMSNERREWLLELAEEYDFLIIEDDPYSHFMFEDHIRFERLRAKDKYRVIYTSTMSKILAPGLRLGWVAAHPDIIDALETAKQNADLHTSTFNQLIAAEALKRGVVDSHIPKVKEAYRAKRDAMLESLEEYMDGVAKWTKPVGGLFVFVYLDENLDTKEMLPMALSEGVAYVPGSAFYIDGSGRNTMRLNFSYPSIEEIREAIKRLSKVVREYTAKVSG; translated from the coding sequence ATGGAATCTTCGGAGATAAGGGAAATTTTGGAGTTAACCGAGGGAAAGAACGTTATTAGTCTTGCTGGAGGCCTTCCTGATCCAAAGTATTTCCCTGTAGAGGAACTCGCGCAGATTTCGAGTGACGTAATTCGTGAATACGGTTGGAAGGCTTTACAGTACAGCGTTACTAGAGGCGTAAGGGAATTCAGAAACGAACTTGTAAGATTTATGGAGAGAGCGGGTATTCCAGGCGAGAGACCTTATAATATAATAGTAACCTCTGGTAGCCAACAAGCTTTAAGTTTACTTTCGCAAATACTGATAAATCCGAATGACATAGTAATTGTTGAAAAGCCTACTTATCTGGCAGCAATTAACGTCTTCAAATCGGTTGGCGCAAAATTCGAAGGTGTTGGAATAGACGAACATGGAATGAAGATAGAGGAACTTGAAGAGAAGTTAAAGGAGTTTAGAAGAGAGGGTAAGAAACCGAAGGTTGTATACACTATTCCAACTGCACAGAATCCCTCTGGAGTAAGTATGAGTAATGAGAGAAGGGAATGGCTCCTAGAACTGGCAGAAGAATATGACTTCTTAATTATTGAGGACGATCCATATAGCCATTTCATGTTCGAAGATCATATAAGGTTTGAACGTTTAAGAGCTAAGGACAAGTACAGAGTGATCTATACAAGCACTATGAGTAAGATATTGGCTCCAGGTTTGCGATTAGGATGGGTAGCAGCACATCCAGATATTATTGATGCACTGGAAACTGCCAAACAAAATGCAGACTTGCATACTTCAACTTTTAATCAACTCATAGCAGCGGAGGCCTTGAAACGGGGCGTTGTTGATAGTCATATACCTAAGGTCAAAGAAGCCTATAGAGCTAAAAGGGACGCTATGTTAGAGAGCTTGGAAGAGTATATGGATGGCGTTGCCAAGTGGACCAAACCGGTAGGCGGACTCTTCGTATTCGTTTACCTTGATGAAAACCTAGATACCAAAGAGATGTTACCAATGGCTCTGAGTGAAGGTGTAGCTTACGTTCCTGGCTCGGCCTTCTACATCGATGGAAGTGGACGAAATACCATGCGGCTGAACTTCTCCTATCCAAGCATTGAAGAAATAAGGGAGGCCATAAAGAGGCTTTCCAAGGTCGTGAGGGAGTATACAGCCAAAGTTTCGGGTTAA
- a CDS encoding DUF5591 domain-containing protein, translating into MNGLISIVERIENKKTRNGVFQEAFNIYKEKKDDILNIIGKLIEGVPISKEELELGIKTLVIDPQYFFTKKIVIMTPIGFYLLRGYSPEEVYSVPGTILLEGEELFLNSIVMDYHEYLFGYLLENITGGDTALFTPCSKVKPYRDSFMYRKIEAIINKYGVDVWRFVVSEPLVIVPRFFDIYYPAAHYDYPPEKLTENEIEIYVRLLRKALGILMNKFEKFIYTLPKKHRAIFEEAIKDLELNIHYNPYNVYYFPKLKNLLVSMAI; encoded by the coding sequence TTGAACGGTCTAATATCAATAGTCGAGAGAATAGAAAATAAGAAGACTCGAAACGGCGTATTTCAAGAAGCATTTAATATATATAAAGAAAAGAAGGATGATATCCTAAACATTATCGGAAAGTTAATAGAAGGTGTCCCAATCTCTAAAGAGGAACTAGAGCTCGGTATAAAAACTCTAGTAATAGATCCCCAATACTTCTTTACGAAAAAGATAGTTATAATGACACCTATTGGATTTTACTTACTTCGAGGATATTCTCCCGAGGAAGTCTATTCTGTCCCTGGAACTATACTATTAGAGGGAGAGGAACTATTCCTAAACTCTATTGTCATGGATTATCACGAGTATCTCTTTGGTTATTTGCTTGAAAACATAACTGGAGGCGACACAGCATTATTTACACCTTGTTCTAAGGTGAAACCCTATCGAGATAGCTTCATGTATAGAAAGATAGAGGCTATAATAAACAAGTACGGTGTAGACGTATGGCGCTTCGTTGTCAGTGAACCATTAGTTATTGTTCCCAGGTTCTTTGACATCTATTATCCGGCAGCCCATTACGATTACCCTCCCGAGAAGCTTACTGAAAATGAAATAGAAATATACGTAAGACTCTTAAGGAAGGCATTGGGAATTTTAATGAATAAATTTGAGAAGTTCATCTATACGCTACCTAAAAAGCATAGGGCTATATTTGAAGAAGCAATAAAAGACTTAGAACTCAACATTCATTACAATCCGTACAACGTCTATTATTTCCCTAAACTAAAGAATCTCTTAGTTTCAATGGCGATATAA
- a CDS encoding metal ABC transporter permease produces the protein MIAFIISIILTVLTTVVAEPSLVIASSSLSMLSPTVSCFIVCSESIGILFSSGLLGLMVSMVSSILQLSPYYTISILFLLSVVLSIFFVYAESKEKTEEASEIATIIITLIVVGVMLTNSEIAFEAFYQIMKDLTLVTFDEAVIYFAISSLLVIISMLIRDHIVSIIFDKEYVSVMSSMTFLRIAVAVFISVFGTSLTSYYLGLFTSQSLLVLPTLLAVRGLRRDLVDVVDITYIASMISLIIGIEISSFYNVPISGAAIIFLVLTIVLLDVGNSIGKYLYSLKGRPIERSNINSRENRK, from the coding sequence ATGATCGCTTTCATTATTTCGATAATACTAACAGTGTTAACGACGGTAGTTGCTGAACCAAGTCTAGTAATAGCCAGCTCATCTCTCTCTATGCTTTCCCCTACAGTATCGTGTTTCATTGTCTGTAGTGAATCAATAGGGATACTCTTTAGCTCAGGCTTGTTGGGTTTGATGGTATCGATGGTAAGTTCTATTCTACAATTATCACCGTACTATACGATATCTATACTTTTTCTTCTAAGCGTGGTATTGAGTATATTTTTTGTATATGCTGAATCGAAAGAAAAAACCGAAGAAGCCTCAGAGATAGCCACAATAATTATTACGCTTATCGTAGTAGGAGTAATGCTGACAAATTCAGAAATAGCGTTCGAAGCATTCTACCAAATAATGAAGGACTTAACGTTAGTTACCTTCGATGAAGCAGTAATATACTTCGCTATTTCATCACTTCTCGTTATAATCTCAATGCTTATTAGAGATCACATTGTCTCCATAATATTCGATAAGGAGTATGTCTCTGTTATGAGCTCTATGACGTTCTTGAGAATTGCAGTAGCTGTTTTCATTAGTGTCTTTGGAACTAGTTTAACGTCGTATTACCTAGGTCTCTTTACATCTCAAAGCTTACTCGTCCTTCCAACATTGCTTGCTGTTAGAGGATTGAGGAGGGATTTAGTGGACGTAGTTGATATAACGTATATAGCCTCAATGATATCGTTGATTATTGGAATTGAAATATCGTCCTTCTATAACGTACCAATCAGTGGTGCTGCAATAATCTTCTTGGTATTAACAATTGTATTACTAGATGTGGGGAATTCCATAGGTAAGTACCTCTATAGCCTAAAGGGACGTCCAATTGAACGGTCTAATATCAATAGTCGAGAGAATAGAAAATAA
- a CDS encoding metal ABC transporter solute-binding protein, Zn/Mn family, giving the protein MKIIRVDKQRPSPSLKLFAILLVGINFVYSFQIVTTIDSLGMIARSVFPGAQVKVLIPPYTSPLIWKPSPNDVATSLKADIFLQTAHWPFEVQIAEKRLEQGKESVPQITTFSNPVIQLMSHGFVILSVANVGLNPHGWWLYVPNVELIMSKMVSIACKIEPSKCNMYVNNLKTEFHNIESILVQCIPRTRGLRVITMVPGETYPVLNFGVNVVHVVQTKGVHTSLTELSKVKKLLKGVDAIVVSEFSEKLPITKIVLKEAKKLDVPVIKINILWETPSTFSNYLRDVCDQLLKVK; this is encoded by the coding sequence ATGAAGATAATAAGGGTTGATAAACAAAGACCGTCTCCTAGCTTAAAACTTTTTGCCATTCTCTTGGTCGGCATCAATTTCGTTTATTCGTTTCAAATAGTTACGACTATAGACTCCTTAGGAATGATTGCAAGATCTGTCTTTCCTGGTGCTCAAGTAAAGGTTCTGATACCACCTTATACTTCACCCTTAATATGGAAACCTTCTCCGAATGACGTTGCAACTTCGCTAAAGGCAGACATTTTCCTCCAGACAGCACATTGGCCCTTTGAGGTTCAAATCGCTGAGAAAAGATTAGAACAAGGTAAGGAAAGCGTACCTCAAATAACCACCTTTAGTAACCCAGTCATTCAGCTTATGTCTCATGGATTCGTCATTCTGAGCGTTGCTAACGTTGGACTGAATCCACATGGATGGTGGTTATATGTACCCAATGTAGAATTAATAATGTCTAAGATGGTATCTATAGCATGTAAAATAGAACCATCGAAGTGTAACATGTACGTCAATAATTTGAAGACCGAATTTCACAATATTGAATCAATACTAGTACAATGCATACCTAGAACTCGAGGCTTAAGAGTTATTACAATGGTACCTGGCGAAACCTATCCGGTACTCAATTTCGGTGTAAACGTTGTTCACGTAGTTCAAACTAAGGGCGTACATACTAGCTTAACTGAACTAAGTAAGGTCAAGAAGTTGCTGAAAGGTGTAGATGCAATAGTAGTATCGGAATTCTCCGAGAAGCTTCCTATTACTAAGATAGTTCTTAAAGAAGCAAAGAAGTTAGACGTACCAGTAATTAAAATCAACATACTATGGGAAACACCAAGCACTTTCAGTAACTATTTAAGAGATGTATGTGATCAGCTCTTGAAGGTAAAATGA
- a CDS encoding NUDIX domain-containing protein → MYKDKILLIKRGREPFKGKWALPGGHVECGERVEDAALRELKEETGIEGELVTLISVYSDPHRDPRGHYVSVAYLAIPKERTMVTPTPGTDAEDAKWFEIAEIPWEELAFDHKDIIKDTLKMVMYLRQQGTKI, encoded by the coding sequence ATGTATAAAGATAAAATATTGCTAATAAAGAGAGGGAGGGAGCCGTTCAAGGGTAAATGGGCACTTCCAGGTGGGCACGTGGAATGTGGTGAGAGAGTTGAAGATGCAGCCCTCAGAGAACTAAAGGAGGAGACCGGTATTGAAGGCGAGTTAGTAACTCTAATATCGGTTTACTCAGATCCTCATCGAGATCCACGAGGTCACTACGTTAGCGTTGCTTATTTGGCAATACCCAAAGAGAGAACGATGGTCACTCCTACCCCAGGAACAGATGCAGAGGATGCTAAGTGGTTTGAGATAGCTGAAATACCTTGGGAAGAGTTAGCATTTGATCATAAGGACATAATTAAAGACACTCTTAAAATGGTAATGTATTTACGACAGCAGGGTACGAAAATATGA
- the tatC gene encoding twin-arginine translocase subunit TatC encodes MNKLLKKILKPLKSAFECESEAAYSEDITPHIEELIIRIRRSIFAFLISVLIVVFFPINWISCPLFGVYCSPNDVGNIVGAEYLKELLRWLGYIPAMVALLRVVTVAIDRMGITPIICNAEGLMNAYVVIIIWGALILSLPYIVYQMLCYIWPALEKHERRMIRNGILSTVGLFLLGEVFAITIVVPFGLQLVVIFGQVAGAEVRWCLSDVINFVIFTSLVTGLSFLLPIVVYYLVLLGILRPEQLKGRNLRIAFLVIMFIAAVITPGGTGVSMLAIGIPMFVLYYLAIIMAEKAMRERESQANA; translated from the coding sequence ATGAATAAACTTTTAAAGAAAATATTGAAACCGTTAAAATCTGCCTTTGAATGCGAAAGCGAAGCTGCGTATTCAGAGGACATTACACCACATATCGAAGAATTAATAATAAGAATTAGACGTTCGATATTCGCGTTCTTAATTTCGGTATTGATAGTAGTATTCTTTCCAATAAACTGGATTTCGTGTCCGCTATTTGGGGTTTACTGTAGTCCCAATGATGTTGGTAATATAGTTGGTGCCGAGTACCTAAAGGAGCTCTTGCGCTGGCTCGGTTACATTCCAGCAATGGTTGCCCTTCTTAGAGTAGTTACCGTAGCGATAGATAGAATGGGTATTACACCCATAATTTGTAATGCTGAAGGTTTGATGAACGCGTATGTTGTAATTATAATCTGGGGCGCCCTCATACTTTCATTGCCTTACATAGTTTACCAAATGCTATGCTACATATGGCCAGCACTCGAAAAACATGAAAGGAGAATGATAAGGAACGGGATATTGAGTACTGTTGGTCTCTTCTTACTAGGTGAGGTATTCGCAATTACTATAGTAGTGCCCTTCGGACTTCAACTCGTGGTGATATTTGGACAAGTAGCAGGTGCTGAAGTGAGGTGGTGCTTATCCGATGTCATAAACTTCGTTATATTTACATCTCTAGTAACGGGATTATCGTTCCTGTTACCCATAGTAGTTTACTATTTAGTCTTACTTGGAATCTTAAGACCTGAACAGCTAAAAGGAAGAAACTTGAGGATAGCTTTCTTAGTGATAATGTTTATAGCAGCTGTAATAACGCCTGGAGGTACCGGCGTGAGCATGCTTGCTATTGGTATACCAATGTTCGTTCTATATTATCTAGCTATAATAATGGCAGAAAAGGCTATGAGAGAAAGAGAATCGCAAGCTAATGCTTAA
- a CDS encoding twin-arginine translocase TatA/TatE family subunit — translation MLLVPLLSVGPNEMLILLILALLLILGPSKIPELARGFGEAVREFKKAMEGEYEEEKPKKREEKEEKKLTDEQIREIAKRLGIETEGKTREELEKEIVAKAKEEKLTEE, via the coding sequence ATGTTACTGGTGCCTTTGCTCAGTGTGGGTCCAAATGAGATGCTAATATTACTGATACTAGCGCTTCTCCTCATCTTAGGGCCTTCGAAGATACCCGAACTGGCTAGGGGATTCGGCGAGGCAGTAAGGGAATTCAAGAAGGCAATGGAGGGTGAATACGAAGAAGAGAAACCCAAAAAGAGAGAGGAAAAAGAAGAGAAGAAGCTCACTGATGAACAAATTAGAGAAATAGCTAAGAGACTTGGAATCGAAACCGAAGGTAAGACACGAGAGGAACTCGAAAAGGAAATAGTTGCTAAAGCTAAAGAAGAGAAACTAACGGAAGAATAA
- a CDS encoding 50S ribosomal protein L13e has protein sequence MEVPKAEVLTPILRKDAGKKPKRRTGKGFSKGELEAVGLDFKRALKLGLPIDKRRKTVHEWNVEKLRKYLSNITGRKE, from the coding sequence ATGGAGGTACCAAAGGCAGAAGTACTTACACCAATACTTAGAAAGGACGCTGGTAAGAAGCCCAAGAGAAGGACTGGTAAAGGGTTTAGTAAGGGTGAACTTGAAGCAGTTGGTCTAGATTTCAAGAGAGCGCTCAAATTAGGTCTTCCAATTGATAAAAGGAGAAAGACTGTCCATGAATGGAACGTTGAAAAACTCCGTAAGTACCTTTCTAATATAACCGGAAGGAAAGAATGA
- a CDS encoding UbiX family flavin prenyltransferase, translating to MKIVVGITGASGLPLSSRLIDVLRQNSNIHVHVVASEGALLVAREEPCTYPDLKPCDLVKYIKSMGVGIDVSLSSMYASSSNVPDKVVIVPASMKSVASISLGLANTLPTRVALNALRMGRELVLVPRETPLGSIELGHLYKLSTLGVKIVPPIPAFYPNPSSILDIIDFIVGKILDVMKIDHNLYKRYKH from the coding sequence ATGAAGATAGTGGTAGGTATAACTGGTGCATCCGGATTACCACTCTCTTCTAGGTTAATTGATGTATTGAGGCAAAATAGTAACATACACGTTCACGTAGTAGCATCCGAAGGTGCCTTACTTGTAGCACGTGAAGAACCATGCACGTACCCGGATCTAAAGCCATGTGATTTAGTCAAATACATTAAAAGTATGGGGGTTGGTATCGACGTTAGCCTCTCTTCAATGTATGCTTCCAGTTCAAACGTTCCAGATAAAGTCGTAATAGTTCCAGCTTCGATGAAGAGCGTTGCTTCCATATCTTTAGGACTCGCAAATACCTTACCCACACGTGTTGCATTGAACGCATTAAGGATGGGGCGAGAACTAGTACTAGTACCTAGAGAAACTCCTTTGGGAAGCATTGAACTAGGACATTTATACAAACTTTCTACACTGGGAGTTAAAATAGTTCCACCAATCCCGGCCTTTTACCCTAATCCTTCATCTATACTCGATATAATAGATTTTATCGTAGGCAAAATCTTAGACGTCATGAAAATCGATCATAATTTGTATAAACGCTATAAACATTAA